Proteins from a single region of Dyadobacter fanqingshengii:
- a CDS encoding FAD:protein FMN transferase, producing MALFLSFAAHAQILRKRTTMLMGGRFDITIVAKDSAAAEANIDAVIAEITRIENLISDWKPTSQVSAVNANAGIRPVKVGREVFDLTERAIALSKLTKGAFDISFAAMDRIWKFDGSMTEMPTAEAIAKSVEKVGYQNIVLDKTHTTIFLKKKGMKIGFGALGEGYATDQCRDMMLKKGIKAGIVNGSGDMSAWGRQPDGSDWVIGITDPNRQGELFAVVPLRQGAVVTSGSYEKFVVFNDKRYSHIINPATGYPATGLTSVTVFGPSAEQANGFSTSLMVMGKDTGMKLINDFPEFSCIMITDGGEVITSKNFDISEYQPQ from the coding sequence ATGGCCCTGTTTCTCTCGTTCGCTGCACACGCCCAGATTTTGCGAAAAAGAACCACCATGCTCATGGGCGGGCGTTTTGACATTACAATCGTTGCCAAAGATTCGGCCGCTGCGGAAGCGAACATTGACGCAGTAATCGCTGAAATCACGCGGATAGAAAACCTGATTTCCGATTGGAAGCCGACATCCCAGGTGTCGGCAGTGAATGCGAACGCAGGCATTCGTCCGGTAAAAGTGGGCCGGGAAGTTTTTGATCTGACAGAAAGGGCCATTGCACTCTCAAAGTTGACGAAAGGCGCATTCGATATCAGCTTCGCAGCCATGGACCGCATATGGAAATTCGACGGCTCTATGACCGAAATGCCCACTGCCGAAGCGATTGCGAAGTCCGTGGAAAAAGTTGGTTATCAAAACATTGTCCTCGATAAAACCCACACCACGATTTTCCTGAAAAAGAAAGGGATGAAAATTGGCTTTGGCGCCTTGGGTGAGGGCTATGCAACGGACCAATGTCGGGATATGATGTTAAAAAAGGGCATTAAAGCAGGCATAGTGAATGGTTCCGGCGATATGAGTGCGTGGGGCAGGCAACCGGACGGCAGCGACTGGGTGATCGGCATTACGGACCCGAATCGTCAGGGAGAACTTTTTGCCGTGGTGCCGCTTCGCCAGGGCGCGGTTGTGACCTCGGGCAGTTATGAAAAGTTTGTGGTTTTCAATGACAAGCGTTATTCGCATATCATCAATCCCGCAACAGGTTACCCTGCCACAGGACTTACCAGCGTAACGGTCTTTGGTCCCAGTGCTGAGCAAGCCAATGGTTTCAGCACTTCGTTAATGGTTATGGGAAAAGACACCGGGATGAAACTGATCAATGATTTTCCGGAATTCAGCTGCATTATGATCACCGACGGAGGCGAAGTGATTACCTCCAAAAATTTCGATATTTCGGAATATCAACCTCAATAA
- a CDS encoding carboxymuconolactone decarboxylase family protein, with the protein MENRLNMLALQPDAYKAMYSLEGFLKNSQLSKVHKELIKMRASQINGCAYCLDMHSKEALKTGETVERLILLSAWKESNLFTAEEKIILALTEAVTLIHNEGINAELYKRAEETFGQVYLAQIIMAIVTINGWNRIAVSTHMQPGQ; encoded by the coding sequence ATGGAAAATCGATTGAATATGCTGGCTTTGCAGCCGGATGCTTACAAGGCAATGTACTCGCTAGAAGGATTTCTGAAAAATAGTCAGTTAAGCAAAGTCCATAAAGAGCTGATCAAGATGCGGGCGTCACAGATCAATGGCTGTGCGTATTGTCTGGATATGCATAGTAAAGAAGCCCTTAAAACAGGCGAAACGGTGGAACGCCTCATACTTTTAAGCGCCTGGAAAGAATCAAACCTGTTTACGGCCGAGGAAAAAATCATTCTGGCATTAACGGAAGCGGTTACTTTGATCCACAACGAGGGCATCAATGCGGAACTTTACAAACGTGCAGAAGAGACCTTTGGACAAGTATATTTGGCACAGATTATCATGGCCATCGTGACGATCAACGGCTGGAACCGTATTGCCGTCAGCACCCATATGCAACCGGGCCAGTAA
- a CDS encoding PepSY domain-containing protein, whose amino-acid sequence MTISIWRYSHLALAVSSFLLLSLAAVTGIILAFEPLSQKVLPYRTDNFSETTLARTLPVLRKQYPEISELTVDKNQFVQIKGSDAEGKKLQAYIDPQTGKILGYPAPKSAFFEWVTALHRSLFIHETGRFLIGLTAFLLLLITVSGTMLIIQRQRGLKRFFTRIVRDNFAQYYHVVLGRLSLIPIFIIALSGTYLSLARFGFIASPKVSSEVDFNAIQSDPVRNPADFEIFKNIKLTAVQTIEFPFSEDPEDYYTLKLSDREITVNQITGDILSEVKYPTAALLTELNLDLHTGRTNAIWAIILAVASGNILFFIYSGFAMTFKRRANRVKNSFTADESEFIILVGSENGSTFGFANAIHRQLIAAGKSAFVTELNNYKVFPKASNIIVMAATYGIGNPPTNAAHFSTRLEKHKQPNPVRFSVVGFGSHGYPDFCKFAFEVDNLLAKQNWAIPTLEIHTINDKSPDEFSQWAASWSQQAGVELAVSLDALTARHEPLQELTVLHKTEVAVAGESFLINFVPNDRANFTSGDLLAIYPANDHRERLYSMGKVGNNIQLSVKLHERGLGSAYLYHLNPGSVISARIIGNEHFHFPETATSVIMISNGTGIAPFLGMIDQQGPHANCRLYCGFRDQASFSLYKTVIDKSLVDRKLHSLHIAYSREGEKQYVRDLLAADETFVAETLANQGVIMLCGSLSMQNNVVALLDEICQASLGRSISYYQSHGQVLMDCY is encoded by the coding sequence ATGACCATTTCTATATGGAGATACAGCCACCTTGCCTTGGCTGTATCTTCTTTTCTTTTACTGAGCCTCGCTGCTGTAACCGGTATAATCCTGGCGTTCGAGCCGTTATCGCAGAAAGTCCTACCCTACCGCACCGACAATTTCAGTGAAACAACACTTGCCCGGACGCTTCCCGTTTTAAGGAAACAATATCCGGAAATCAGCGAGCTGACGGTCGACAAAAACCAGTTTGTCCAGATCAAAGGCTCCGATGCCGAAGGAAAAAAGTTGCAAGCTTACATTGATCCGCAAACGGGCAAAATCCTGGGTTACCCGGCACCAAAGAGTGCGTTTTTTGAATGGGTTACCGCCTTACACCGCTCTCTTTTTATTCACGAAACAGGCCGCTTTCTGATCGGCTTAACAGCATTCCTGCTGCTGCTGATCACCGTTTCCGGCACAATGCTCATCATTCAGCGCCAGCGTGGTCTCAAACGCTTTTTCACACGCATTGTGCGGGACAATTTCGCACAGTATTACCACGTGGTGCTTGGCAGGTTATCACTCATCCCGATTTTTATCATTGCATTGAGCGGCACCTATCTTTCGCTGGCCCGATTTGGTTTTATAGCATCGCCCAAAGTATCGTCCGAAGTAGATTTTAATGCGATCCAATCGGATCCTGTCAGGAACCCGGCTGATTTTGAAATATTTAAAAACATAAAATTAACAGCAGTCCAAACCATAGAATTCCCCTTTTCCGAAGATCCCGAGGATTACTATACATTAAAACTCAGCGACCGGGAGATCACTGTGAACCAGATTACCGGGGACATTTTAAGTGAGGTGAAGTACCCAACCGCAGCATTGCTTACCGAACTGAACCTGGATCTGCACACAGGCCGTACCAATGCGATTTGGGCCATTATTCTGGCAGTTGCCTCGGGGAACATTCTCTTCTTTATTTACTCAGGTTTTGCCATGACCTTCAAGCGCAGGGCAAACAGAGTAAAAAACAGTTTCACCGCCGACGAAAGCGAGTTTATCATTCTGGTAGGCTCCGAAAACGGAAGCACATTCGGCTTTGCCAACGCCATTCACAGGCAGCTGATTGCGGCCGGAAAATCAGCATTTGTTACCGAATTAAATAATTATAAGGTTTTCCCAAAAGCATCGAACATCATCGTGATGGCGGCAACTTATGGAATCGGGAACCCGCCTACCAATGCTGCGCATTTTTCAACGCGTTTAGAAAAACACAAACAACCTAACCCGGTTCGTTTTTCGGTTGTAGGCTTTGGTTCGCACGGTTATCCCGACTTTTGCAAATTTGCTTTTGAAGTTGATAACCTGCTCGCAAAGCAGAATTGGGCGATTCCTACGCTCGAAATCCACACGATTAATGACAAATCCCCGGATGAATTCAGTCAGTGGGCAGCGAGTTGGTCGCAGCAGGCAGGTGTTGAGCTGGCAGTTTCCCTTGATGCACTGACAGCCCGGCACGAGCCTTTGCAGGAACTTACCGTATTGCATAAAACGGAAGTTGCTGTCGCTGGAGAGTCGTTTTTAATCAATTTTGTTCCGAATGATCGCGCAAACTTTACTTCCGGTGATCTGCTGGCAATTTATCCTGCCAATGATCACCGTGAACGCCTATATTCCATGGGTAAGGTTGGAAACAACATTCAGCTAAGTGTTAAATTACACGAACGTGGACTAGGGTCAGCATATCTGTATCACCTAAATCCAGGGAGCGTGATCAGCGCCAGGATTATCGGGAATGAACATTTTCACTTTCCGGAAACAGCCACTTCCGTGATCATGATCTCTAACGGAACAGGCATAGCGCCGTTTCTGGGCATGATCGACCAACAGGGTCCGCATGCGAATTGTCGGTTATACTGCGGCTTTCGGGACCAGGCCTCTTTCTCACTTTACAAAACCGTAATTGATAAGAGTTTGGTTGACAGAAAGTTACACAGCCTGCACATTGCCTATTCGCGCGAAGGAGAGAAACAATATGTTCGGGACCTGCTCGCGGCAGATGAAACGTTTGTTGCGGAGACGCTCGCAAATCAGGGCGTGATTATGCTTTGCGGGTCATTGTCAATGCAAAACAATGTGGTGGCATTGCTGGACGAAATCTGCCAGGCCAGTCTGGGCAGGAGTATCAGCTATTACCAGTCGCATGGCCAGGTGCTGATGGATTGTTATTGA
- a CDS encoding ankyrin repeat domain-containing protein → MKKLLIAVCAFFSFAAQAQQNVLLEQSFWKTAPDVNAVKAEIEKGSNPSQFNNNMFDPVVLAINAGAPNPTIEYLLTQPGNTVDKATHDGRIYLHWAAMRGNVELMKYLVAKGSKGNYVDGHGATPINFAAGGGQQNTKVYDICLAHGADLKKDLNNDGANALLIGIANDKDLALTNYFISKGLDLKSTDAAGNNAFSYAARAGKIDVLKALLAKGVPANSDAILMAAQGSRGGANSIEVYQYLESLKLKPTVIGKNGENALHAIVRKPKQEEIIRYFLSKGVDVNKADEDGNTVFMNAAASNRDTATIGILLSTVKNVNQVNEKGVSALAMAVRGNSPEVISYLIGKGADINTTDKNGDNLAFYLTQSYNGRTANEFGPKVKVLQDKGFKIAAPAKNGNTLYHVAVAKNDLALVKLLEAYQIDVNAKNAEGITALHKAAMVSKDDAMLKYLLSIGAKKDIETNFKETAFDLAGENESLSRNNITVQFLK, encoded by the coding sequence ATGAAAAAACTTCTTATTGCCGTTTGCGCATTCTTCTCGTTTGCTGCTCAGGCTCAGCAGAATGTGCTTCTGGAACAATCATTCTGGAAAACCGCTCCGGACGTAAATGCGGTAAAAGCGGAAATTGAAAAAGGAAGCAATCCCTCTCAGTTCAACAACAACATGTTTGATCCGGTTGTGTTGGCGATCAACGCCGGTGCCCCTAATCCTACCATTGAATATCTCCTGACCCAGCCGGGCAACACAGTCGACAAAGCGACCCACGACGGCCGCATTTACCTTCACTGGGCTGCTATGCGCGGCAATGTGGAGCTGATGAAATATCTTGTCGCCAAAGGATCAAAAGGAAATTATGTAGACGGTCACGGCGCTACGCCAATCAATTTCGCTGCGGGCGGCGGTCAGCAGAATACCAAAGTTTATGACATATGCCTGGCCCACGGTGCAGATTTGAAAAAAGACCTGAACAATGATGGCGCCAATGCATTGCTGATCGGTATTGCCAATGATAAAGATCTGGCTTTAACCAATTATTTTATTTCAAAAGGACTTGACCTGAAAAGCACTGACGCCGCGGGTAATAATGCATTCAGCTATGCTGCGCGGGCAGGGAAAATTGACGTCCTAAAAGCGCTTTTGGCAAAAGGAGTTCCTGCAAATTCAGATGCAATCTTAATGGCCGCGCAGGGCTCACGCGGAGGTGCGAACTCCATTGAAGTTTATCAATATCTGGAAAGTTTGAAACTGAAACCAACGGTGATCGGCAAGAACGGAGAAAACGCTTTGCATGCCATTGTTCGTAAGCCAAAGCAAGAAGAAATCATCAGATATTTCCTGAGCAAAGGCGTTGATGTGAATAAAGCGGACGAGGACGGCAATACGGTTTTTATGAACGCAGCGGCAAGCAATCGCGATACAGCGACCATTGGAATATTACTTTCCACTGTTAAAAACGTTAACCAGGTCAACGAAAAGGGCGTTAGCGCGCTAGCAATGGCAGTTCGTGGGAATTCTCCGGAAGTGATCAGTTACTTGATCGGCAAAGGCGCGGACATCAACACCACGGACAAAAACGGCGATAACCTCGCATTTTACCTGACGCAATCTTACAATGGGAGAACAGCCAATGAATTTGGTCCTAAGGTGAAAGTTTTGCAGGACAAAGGTTTCAAAATTGCAGCACCGGCAAAAAACGGCAACACATTATACCATGTGGCAGTAGCGAAAAACGACCTGGCGCTGGTAAAACTTTTGGAAGCATATCAGATTGATGTGAATGCAAAAAATGCCGAAGGCATAACGGCGTTGCACAAGGCGGCCATGGTTTCCAAAGATGATGCAATGCTGAAATACCTGCTTTCGATCGGTGCAAAAAAAGACATTGAGACCAACTTCAAAGAAACTGCTTTTGACCTGGCTGGCGAAAACGAGTCGCTGTCCAGAAACAATATAACTGTTCAATTTCTGAAATAA
- a CDS encoding sialidase family protein translates to MKIIKLTLIAFIISQMAAYAQTPVFVSGAEGYKSFRIPAIVRAPDGDLLAFAEGRVAGSGDFGDIDIVMKRSKNKGKTWSASQVVAGYDKLQAGNPAPVFDLSDPAFPKGRLFLFFNTGNNHEGEVRKGKGLREVWYKTSTDSGVTWSEPVNITTQVHKPKQPEVNAVYNSDADWRSYANTPGHGMQLNEGPYKGRIYIAANHSAGDPKPKGADYQAHGFYSDDHGKTFKLSETIAIEGSNESTAAEISGGRVMFNARNQKGDVRARIVAVSSDGGMKWDTTYFDHNLPDPVCEGSILTIGKNKKHNILAFSNAADTKNRDNLTLRISFDDGKTWTKHYVVDKSKNGEKDYTAYSDLVQTGKKTVGVLYEFNAYQSIVFKEINWK, encoded by the coding sequence ACAAGTCGTTTCGTATCCCGGCCATTGTTCGCGCGCCAGATGGTGATCTGCTTGCATTTGCCGAAGGCAGGGTTGCCGGAAGCGGTGACTTTGGCGACATTGACATTGTGATGAAGCGTAGCAAAAACAAAGGCAAAACCTGGTCAGCATCGCAAGTTGTGGCTGGTTATGACAAGCTGCAAGCCGGAAATCCAGCCCCTGTGTTCGATTTGAGCGATCCGGCATTTCCGAAGGGAAGGTTGTTTTTGTTTTTCAACACCGGCAACAACCACGAAGGCGAAGTGCGTAAGGGCAAAGGATTGCGGGAAGTTTGGTATAAAACCTCGACAGACTCGGGCGTAACCTGGTCTGAACCGGTGAACATTACCACGCAGGTTCACAAGCCAAAGCAACCGGAAGTGAATGCGGTCTACAATTCGGATGCGGATTGGAGAAGTTACGCGAACACGCCGGGACATGGTATGCAGCTCAACGAAGGCCCATACAAAGGCAGAATTTACATTGCAGCCAATCATTCAGCGGGTGATCCCAAGCCAAAAGGGGCAGATTACCAGGCGCATGGCTTTTACAGCGATGATCATGGCAAGACATTCAAGTTAAGCGAAACAATTGCTATCGAAGGTTCCAACGAATCAACAGCCGCAGAGATTTCGGGAGGCCGGGTTATGTTCAATGCAAGAAATCAAAAAGGCGATGTGCGGGCGCGGATCGTGGCGGTGAGCAGTGATGGGGGCATGAAATGGGATACCACTTATTTTGACCACAACCTGCCGGATCCGGTTTGCGAAGGAAGCATTCTGACCATTGGTAAAAACAAAAAGCACAACATCCTGGCATTCTCGAACGCAGCCGACACCAAAAATCGCGATAACCTTACATTGAGGATCAGTTTCGACGATGGGAAAACGTGGACGAAGCATTATGTGGTTGATAAAAGCAAAAACGGCGAAAAGGACTATACAGCGTATTCCGATCTGGTGCAAACGGGGAAGAAAACGGTGGGTGTTTTGTATGAATTCAATGCGTATCAATCCATTGTGTTCAAAGAAATTAATTGGAAATAA
- a CDS encoding helix-turn-helix transcriptional regulator, whose amino-acid sequence MRESNKVLKTVSLDTMINKHIGVVGTEKRDAFENELRIDLLGNAIKTARIERQLTQEQLGELVGVQKAQISKLENSVTNARLETVLKVFAALGARVNFRVEMNA is encoded by the coding sequence ATGAGAGAATCAAATAAAGTGCTCAAAACCGTGTCGCTGGACACAATGATTAATAAGCATATAGGTGTGGTTGGCACCGAGAAGCGTGATGCTTTTGAGAATGAATTGCGGATTGACTTGCTGGGAAATGCAATCAAAACGGCGAGAATTGAACGCCAGCTTACGCAGGAACAGTTAGGAGAATTGGTAGGTGTGCAAAAAGCGCAAATTTCAAAGCTGGAAAACAGTGTTACCAATGCTCGCCTGGAAACGGTTTTAAAGGTTTTCGCTGCATTAGGAGCACGAGTGAATTTCAGGGTTGAAATGAATGCCTGA
- a CDS encoding DUF2271 domain-containing protein, which translates to MSDLIKATLLFLLLTFAQPHAAVAQTTGTSKYKCMIQMTNYMGEGAYIVISLINGKGAYEKTLYVLGPDKKWYNSMKEWHKFQSKQKANISAVTGASVTGGDRSVNVFEIDNAKINAGYKIRFESAVEDQKYHVKDLEIPLTTEALSAKNEGTGYIRYVRFSPN; encoded by the coding sequence ATGTCTGATTTAATCAAAGCAACACTCCTCTTTCTCTTGCTGACCTTCGCCCAACCTCATGCGGCTGTTGCACAAACAACGGGCACCAGCAAATACAAGTGCATGATCCAGATGACGAATTACATGGGGGAAGGCGCTTATATTGTGATCTCACTGATTAACGGCAAAGGCGCTTACGAAAAGACATTGTATGTCCTTGGGCCTGATAAAAAGTGGTATAACAGCATGAAAGAATGGCATAAATTTCAATCCAAGCAAAAAGCCAACATTAGTGCGGTCACCGGTGCATCCGTAACCGGAGGCGACCGCAGCGTGAATGTGTTTGAAATTGATAATGCAAAGATCAATGCGGGCTACAAAATTCGTTTTGAGAGCGCCGTGGAGGACCAAAAATACCATGTGAAAGACCTGGAAATACCATTGACCACCGAGGCCCTTTCTGCCAAAAACGAAGGCACCGGATACATTCGATACGTCCGGTTCAGCCCAAATTAA
- a CDS encoding type II toxin-antitoxin system RelE/ParE family toxin, whose product MEKKFEVELLPEAVKFLEELSVEAREKIYYNIKKSQYLTDAELFKKINKHIWEFRTMYQSKTYRLFAFWDEGAANNTIVIATHGIIKKTNKTPVKEIEKAENLRRQYLNERR is encoded by the coding sequence TTGGAGAAAAAATTTGAAGTTGAGTTGTTACCGGAAGCGGTTAAATTCCTGGAAGAGTTAAGTGTAGAGGCGCGGGAGAAGATTTACTACAACATTAAAAAGTCTCAGTACTTAACCGATGCGGAATTGTTTAAAAAAATAAACAAACACATTTGGGAGTTCAGGACAATGTATCAAAGCAAAACTTACAGGCTTTTTGCTTTCTGGGACGAGGGTGCCGCAAATAACACCATAGTGATTGCGACTCATGGAATTATAAAAAAGACTAATAAAACACCGGTTAAAGAAATCGAAAAAGCAGAAAATCTTCGAAGGCAATATTTAAATGAAAGGCGATGA
- a CDS encoding sensor histidine kinase has translation MRPYILGKKWLLGFALAIVYIPLRTFINVQQDFWNTIFTKLPLFCIEILISTIFYTTWIYLIDWFLQKLALFTGSDKSSEFKITNQLMTLLPAVALALLFNLILIYTWGFMNSYWTHMPRPILRGTSWSEIGMVKWRSNQALTILALLAGYYLCLSNQVQEKLKRLLVDSEKLAKENMAARFQALKNQISPHFLFNNLSVLASLVESQPEKSSEFIQQLSLAYRYILSQAELHQISLKEEIKFLETYTFLLRTRFKEKVRMEVNIAPEDLERFSIIPLTLQPLIENAVKHNTMSASNPLTIRIFIQNEMLVVCNPLQLRQLNESSTKLGLQNIESRYKLLQNKQVIVEKTDAHFVVKIPLLS, from the coding sequence ATGCGGCCTTACATTCTTGGTAAGAAATGGTTGCTCGGCTTCGCACTCGCAATTGTCTACATCCCCTTACGAACATTCATCAATGTCCAGCAGGACTTTTGGAACACCATATTTACCAAATTACCGCTCTTTTGCATTGAAATCCTGATCAGCACCATTTTTTACACAACCTGGATCTATCTTATTGACTGGTTTCTGCAAAAACTGGCATTATTCACCGGCAGTGACAAGTCGTCGGAATTTAAAATAACCAACCAGCTGATGACGCTGCTGCCGGCTGTTGCGCTCGCGCTGCTCTTCAATCTGATACTGATTTATACCTGGGGTTTTATGAATTCGTACTGGACCCACATGCCGAGGCCGATCCTTCGCGGCACTTCCTGGTCTGAAATAGGAATGGTGAAATGGAGATCGAACCAGGCGTTGACCATCCTGGCGTTGCTTGCAGGTTACTATTTATGTCTGAGTAATCAGGTGCAGGAAAAGTTGAAAAGGTTATTGGTTGACTCGGAGAAGCTGGCGAAGGAAAATATGGCAGCGCGTTTCCAGGCGCTGAAAAACCAGATCAGCCCGCATTTTTTGTTTAATAACCTGAGTGTTCTGGCATCGCTTGTGGAATCGCAGCCGGAGAAATCGAGCGAATTTATCCAGCAGCTTTCACTTGCCTATCGCTACATTCTCAGCCAGGCGGAACTGCATCAGATTAGTTTGAAAGAGGAGATCAAGTTCTTGGAAACTTACACCTTTCTCCTGCGGACGCGGTTCAAAGAAAAAGTGCGTATGGAAGTGAACATTGCACCGGAAGATCTCGAAAGGTTTTCCATCATTCCACTCACATTGCAGCCATTGATCGAAAATGCGGTGAAGCACAATACAATGTCTGCCAGCAATCCGCTAACGATCAGGATATTTATCCAAAACGAAATGCTGGTGGTGTGCAATCCTTTGCAGCTCAGGCAATTGAATGAGTCTTCGACGAAGCTAGGCCTACAAAATATTGAAAGCAGATATAAGCTTTTACAAAACAAACAGGTAATTGTTGAAAAAACCGACGCTCATTTTGTCGTTAAAATTCCATTGCTGTCATGA
- a CDS encoding helix-turn-helix transcriptional regulator, whose amino-acid sequence MEYQGQQSCETDLEKKKTNHSWQFPDFTGHAKEEVTENDLIYDDERTKGIGKELITEGLFVWYGHFQVLSDKPLLVRTSGSHIQMNFSLQSSTTYFSETSSKPFVRFKTQQHNLFLLPERNLVVQWKHNEQVEVFAVNMSTDFFFNNLPATHPLYMHFQRGIDAVLPAFMSMRNLPLTSKMISSLFEILNCSYSGYHKSLFIKAKVIELMALQFEQYEQLPLPDITSSLKEADKEKMHLARKILSENLDKPWSLKDIARQIGTNEFNLKKYFKEVFGKPVFGYLHDLRMENSMLMLQQPGSKIGEISQKTGYKNPTHFTAAFKKYYGILPNKIRIGIFNLIHFSEYIMQLFSEYSGETSMLEVI is encoded by the coding sequence ATGGAGTATCAGGGACAACAGAGTTGTGAAACAGATTTAGAGAAAAAAAAGACAAACCATTCGTGGCAGTTTCCGGATTTTACCGGGCATGCCAAAGAGGAAGTCACAGAAAATGATCTGATTTACGATGATGAAAGGACAAAAGGAATTGGGAAAGAGCTGATTACGGAAGGGTTATTCGTTTGGTACGGGCATTTTCAGGTGCTTTCCGATAAGCCGCTTTTGGTGAGAACTTCGGGCTCGCATATCCAGATGAATTTTAGTTTGCAAAGCAGTACAACGTATTTTTCCGAGACTTCTTCCAAACCATTTGTCAGGTTCAAAACCCAGCAGCATAACCTGTTTCTCTTGCCTGAAAGAAATCTCGTAGTGCAATGGAAGCATAATGAGCAGGTTGAGGTTTTCGCTGTCAACATGAGCACCGATTTCTTCTTCAACAACCTGCCGGCGACCCATCCGCTTTACATGCATTTTCAGCGGGGGATCGATGCGGTTTTGCCTGCATTCATGAGCATGCGAAACCTGCCGCTTACTTCAAAAATGATTTCTTCCCTGTTCGAAATACTGAATTGTTCTTACAGTGGTTATCATAAAAGCCTGTTTATCAAGGCAAAAGTAATCGAGTTAATGGCATTGCAATTTGAACAATATGAACAACTTCCTTTGCCGGATATTACATCTTCGCTGAAAGAAGCAGATAAGGAAAAAATGCATCTGGCGCGAAAGATCTTGTCCGAAAATCTGGATAAACCCTGGTCGCTAAAAGACATTGCGCGTCAGATCGGGACAAATGAATTCAATCTTAAAAAGTATTTCAAAGAAGTGTTCGGAAAACCGGTTTTTGGTTATTTGCACGATCTCAGAATGGAAAATTCAATGCTCATGTTGCAGCAGCCGGGAAGCAAAATTGGAGAGATTTCTCAAAAAACCGGATACAAGAATCCCACGCATTTCACCGCAGCATTTAAAAAATACTACGGCATTCTGCCCAACAAGATCCGCATCGGCATATTCAATCTAATCCATTTTTCAGAATACATCATGCAGCTTTTTTCCGAATATTCAGGTGAGACTTCCATGCTTGAGGTGATTTGA